TTCCCTATATCTTCAACCTTCGGTTGCTTTAACCTAAAACCCAAACCCTAATTGTTTCCCACTTTCCGCTCCCTcactttctttccttccaaactttACCACTTCAAATTAAAATACAAGAGGAGCCTATTAGGGTTTAGAAAGGAAAGCAATTTAGGGCCTTTCAATTAGGGTTTGTGTGGATAAAGGTTGAAGGGGGAATACAAATAAGACTTCTCCTTGTATCAAACTTGAGTTTAGGTCCTACTAAGctaatccttttttttattcaagaaaGAATTATTGGGTCAAATTTTGAGGACCCACAAGGGAATCAAGATAAGATTTGTAAAATTTAACCCTACAAGTCAGGATCAAGAAATAAGCTTAGCGCATTTATGAATCCACTAAGACCTTTGGGTCTGTTTTCAGCAGGTCCACCAGGACACATTCAAGGGGTATGGGTAGATACAGAGGAATGGCCCTATGCATGCAATACCTGGGTTTATGGTTCTAGTTTTATACATGgccaaatagaagaaaataaaaaatgggaccCACCATATATTCCCCTCTTCAGAAAGATCAGAAATGCCAGAAAATGAAGTTTTCATTAGTGAATCCATAGAGAAGTTTTCCTGAATTCAAAGTAGTTTGATACCTACCTCTCTTAAGGAATCGATTACGGCCTTCACTTTACCATGGTATTTCTGATCTCTCTTCAAGAAAACGGTAACAGCAGGGATGTCTTGCAGCAGTAGGCGCTCCCCCAGTATCTTCCCAATCATTGCAGCTGCTGCCACATCCCGAGTACTTTCCATGGTCGACCTCAGGGTCTTCTCCTGTGAGCTTGCAGCTGAGGCAACTGTGGCAGTTGGTGAGTGGATCACTTGGGCATTTACAAACTTGTTCGTGAAGTGCATCTTCAAGACATATGGCTTGAGAAACTTCATAATTCTTGGTGGCTTGACGGGTGGAGGAATAACCATCTCCGCTTTGCAAGTATGATATCAATATAATGGGAAGAACAAAGCTAAGAGGAAAAAATTATGTAAGTTATTGCACTGTTGGGAAAAAATAGTTTATCTTCATCTTTATATAAGGTTAGAGCCAGAGAAGTTGGGTAAAgatcatcaaattcatcaaaggagGAACTTCAATAGGAACAAGAGAATGGGGAACAGGTCATGATTATAGACACGTGCATACACACAAACAGGATGTAATCAGAACCAGTAGTTCAATGGCTACCCCAGGCCAGCCTCTTTTCTGGGTCATGACACATACAGGTTACCCCACCCAATCTCTCACAGCTGTTCCTTCCACCCCACCAACCGCTACCACCATCCCcccaaaacaataaaaacaaagtaagaataaaaaattgacaCCCAGATTAAGACACTAAGTTAGAGCCAGGCAAAAGTCCAGGTCTCAGCCCTTTGGGCCAGTCCAAGATTCAAGGGCCGAAATCTCCTTTCGCAGACAGAATATACAAATGGGTCACAGACAAGGAAGTTCATACACAGataaaactcaaaatcaaaggaaaacaCACACAATAAAGGAGGATAAAGCTACTGTTGAAATTGGATAATGAACAAGAGAACCGACAACCATTGCATAAAATTTCCACCAGGAAACCATGAGACATGGGAGGAATGGTAGCCTTCCCCAGTCCCAAACAGTTAGGATGAAACCAAACTTAACATCTAAAACTGCCTTGAGATAACAAAGTGACATCTAAATTTTACCTCAATGCTACAGAACCAATGATCCCCTTGTCTAACACCCTAGCAAAGCCCCAAAATCATGTTGATATGATGAAATCAACAAGAACTATTATCTAGAAGTCAATTTCCATGTCAATTTAGCACTAGATGTCTGGTATAGAATTTAATTCTTAAGTAGATAAAGTCCCTTAAAGTTATAAAAGCCCATCAACCCCAAAATGATGTGCAATAGGAAGGTCAGACAATAAGCTTGAGTCCATTGTAAAGTTTGGAATCCAAGATTTTCACCCAAGTTTGCACTGATTACTCAGTAGAGAAATGGGTTTGAAGTCAATGTTAAAATACACACAAGCACACAACATGAACAAATATATATCACCGAAAGTAGACAATCAATTATTAAATGCCGCACCACCAATGTAacttgggaaagaaaaaaaaaaaaaaaaacaaaaccaaactgCATAAAGAGCCGCTTATAGAAATGAGATCGTCTATGAAATCAATCCAAGTCTATAACAACCAAATGACAACAAATTTTCGTCCTttgggattttcttttttatgtttgcttCTTACCAATCAGAAAGCAAAAATCGAATCATGCAACAGGTTGACAAGCCTAATGCATTCCATTTGACCGccaagaaaattaaaacttcCAACCGcgaatttgatttttcaataacCTTCTAAACGAATGGAAATCATAATATACCCACAAACCAGTAACACAAATTGG
Above is a genomic segment from Vitis riparia cultivar Riparia Gloire de Montpellier isolate 1030 chromosome 14, EGFV_Vit.rip_1.0, whole genome shotgun sequence containing:
- the LOC117929553 gene encoding 50S ribosomal protein L18, giving the protein MVIPPPVKPPRIMKFLKPYVLKMHFTNKFVNAQVIHSPTATVASAASSQEKTLRSTMESTRDVAAAAMIGKILGERLLLQDIPAVTVFLKRDQKYHGKVKAVIDSLREVGIKLL